A genome region from Poecile atricapillus isolate bPoeAtr1 chromosome 34, bPoeAtr1.hap1, whole genome shotgun sequence includes the following:
- the LOC131590666 gene encoding olfactory receptor 14J1-like, which yields MFFFLLNLALSNLGCICTTVPKAMHNSLWDTRDISYAGCAAQLFFFMFFLGSEYFLLTVMCYDRYVSICKPLHYKTLLGSRACAHMAAAAWASGFLNALLHTANTFSLPLSQGNALDQFFCEIPHILKLSCSHSNLRELGLLAVSVCFLLGCFVFIVFSYVQIFRAVLRIPSEQRRHKAFSTCLPHLAVLSLFLSTASFAHLKPPSISSPSLDLSVSVLYSVVAPALNPLIYSLRNQELKAAVWTLMTGKFQKH from the coding sequence atgttcttcttcctgctcaacctggccctCAGCAACCTGGGCTGcatctgcaccactgtgcccaaagccatgcacaattccctctgggacaccagagATATCTCCTatgcaggatgtgctgcacagctctttttctttatgttcttCCTTGGATCAGAATATTTCCTGCTGACCGTCATGTGTTACGACCGCTAcgtgtccatctgcaaacccctgcactacaagaccctcctgggcagcagagcttgtgcccacatggcagcagctgcctgggccagtggctttCTCAATGccctgctgcacacagccaatACATTTTCTCTGCCCCTGAGCCAGGGCAATGCCCTGGAccagttcttctgtgaaatccctCACATCCTCAAGCTATCCTGTTCACACTCAAACCTCAGGGAACTGGGGCTTCTTGCAGTTAGTGTCTGTTTCCTACTtggctgttttgtgttcattgttttctcctatgtgcagatcttcagggccgtgctgaggatcccctctgagcagagacggcacaaagccttttccacctgcctccctcacctTGCCGTGCTCTCCCTCTTCCTCAGCACTGCCTCATTTGCACACCTGAAGcctccctccatctcctccccatccttGGATCTGTCAGTGTCAGTTCTGTACTCAGTGGTGGCTccagccctgaaccccctcatctacagcctgaggaaccaggagctcaaggctgcagtgtggacaCTGATGACCGGaaaatttcaaaaacattaa